In Bicyclus anynana chromosome 1, ilBicAnyn1.1, whole genome shotgun sequence, a single window of DNA contains:
- the LOC112052088 gene encoding glycosaminoglycan xylosylkinase homolog isoform X1: MMSMNYAFGFSLFLLVLVALNIYFFYTLNTVGARSPKFNVPSMKLDLTSSVFKDIYDYLNYLPSNYKIKNPKFLPIQNNLLASFNSSHNINNQDVWSETENWSSEESLFPHTNGAPGRILQAIQTSQIALVDNAPKGTQLKLLLLLEGKQKIYFKPKRYDLDHVIIGNIYGGFDRHNSEVFAYYLAMVLNFRWIPPSVIRRIHIHKDIMPVATAGLKRTMVKNESGSLCIYGKCFYCKVNETVCPDSKGEIEGAAILYLDRQFKIHKSPWKRSYSTKKMEWETDNDFCKKVKGALSTKRLLNLIDVAIFDFLIQNGDRHRYEVYKDQIVLLDNGKGLGNAMVDELDILAPLYQCCILSTSTWQKLEMLSGGSLTETIKKLGALRNDKLATEEHFKAVERRLLKVFATVQYCIGKHGRSKVFQNGLF, from the exons ATGATGTCTATGAATTATGCTTTCggattttcattatttctacTCGTTCTTGTGgccctaaatatttattttttctacacCCTTAACACTGTGGGAGCAAGGTCTCCTAAATTCAATGTGCCAAGTATGAAGTTAGATTTAACCTCTAGTGTTTTTAAAGACATTTACGATTATCTGAACTATTTGCCCAgtaattacaaaatcaaaaatcctAAATTTCTACCTATACAGAACAATCTTTTAGCATCATTCAATTCTAGTCACAATATTAATAATCAAGATGTGTGGAGTGAAACAGAGAAT TGGAGTAGTGAAGAGTCCTTGTTTCCTCACACAAATGGTGCTCCTGGTAGAATATTACAAGCCATACAAACCTCACAGATAGCATTGGTTGACAATGCCCCTAAAGGAACACAATTGAAGCTATTGTTGCTACTTGAA GGTAAgcaaaagatatattttaagcCCAAGCGTTACGACTTGGACCATGTAATCATTGGGAACATCTATGGAGGATTCGATCGCCACAACTCTGAAGTGTTTGCCTATTACTTAGCAATGGTGTTGAACTTTAGATGGATCCCACCTTCAGTTATAAGACGCATACATATACATAAGGACATAATGCCGGTTGCTACTGCAGGGTTAAAACGGACTATGGTAAAAAATG AGAGTGGCTCACTGTGCATCTATGGCAAATGCTTTTACTGTAAAGTAAATGAAACTGTATGTCCTGACAGTAAAGGTGAAATTGAAGGAGCAGCGATCCTATATTTGGACAGACAGTTTAAAATACACAAGTCACCCTGGAAAAGGTCTTACAGCACCAAAAAAATGGAATGGGAAACTGATAATGACTtttgtaa GAAAGTAAAAGGAGCATTAAGTACAAAGAGGTTACTCAATTTGATAGATGTCGCTATTTTCGATTTTCTGATTCAAAATGGCGACAGACATCGTTATGAAGTGTACAAGGATCAAATCGTATTACTGGACAACGGGAAAGGGCTGGGAAATGCTATGGTCGACGAGTTAGATATTTTAGCACCACTCTACCAATGTTGTat ACTATCAACTTCAACTTGGCAGAAATTAGAAATGCTTTCTGGGGGTAGTTTAacagaaacaataaaaaaattaggcGCCCTTAGAAATGACAAGTTGGCGACAGAAGAACATTTTAAAGCTGTGGAACGAAGATTACTGAAAGTGTTTGCCACTGTACAGTATTGTATTGGTAAACATGGAAGATCGAAAGTGTTTCAAAATggattattttag
- the LOC112052088 gene encoding glycosaminoglycan xylosylkinase homolog isoform X2 — protein sequence MMSMNYAFGFSLFLLVLVALNIYFFYTLNTVGARSPKFNVPSMKLDLTSSVFKDIYDYLNYLPSNYKIKNPKFLPIQNNLLASFNSSHNINNQDVWSETENWSSEESLFPHTNGAPGRILQAIQTSQIALVDNAPKGTQLKLLLLLEGKQKIYFKPKRYDLDHVIIGNIYGGFDRHNSEVFAYYLAMVLNFRWIPPSVIRRIHIHKDIMPVATAGLKRTMVKNESGSLCIYGKCFYCKVNETVCPDSKGEIEGAAILYLDRQFKIHKSPWKRSYSTKKMEWETDNDFCKKVKGALSTKRLLNLIDVAIFDFLIQNGDRHRYEVYKDQIVLLDNGKGLGNAMVDELDILAPLYQCYYQLQLGRN from the exons ATGATGTCTATGAATTATGCTTTCggattttcattatttctacTCGTTCTTGTGgccctaaatatttattttttctacacCCTTAACACTGTGGGAGCAAGGTCTCCTAAATTCAATGTGCCAAGTATGAAGTTAGATTTAACCTCTAGTGTTTTTAAAGACATTTACGATTATCTGAACTATTTGCCCAgtaattacaaaatcaaaaatcctAAATTTCTACCTATACAGAACAATCTTTTAGCATCATTCAATTCTAGTCACAATATTAATAATCAAGATGTGTGGAGTGAAACAGAGAAT TGGAGTAGTGAAGAGTCCTTGTTTCCTCACACAAATGGTGCTCCTGGTAGAATATTACAAGCCATACAAACCTCACAGATAGCATTGGTTGACAATGCCCCTAAAGGAACACAATTGAAGCTATTGTTGCTACTTGAA GGTAAgcaaaagatatattttaagcCCAAGCGTTACGACTTGGACCATGTAATCATTGGGAACATCTATGGAGGATTCGATCGCCACAACTCTGAAGTGTTTGCCTATTACTTAGCAATGGTGTTGAACTTTAGATGGATCCCACCTTCAGTTATAAGACGCATACATATACATAAGGACATAATGCCGGTTGCTACTGCAGGGTTAAAACGGACTATGGTAAAAAATG AGAGTGGCTCACTGTGCATCTATGGCAAATGCTTTTACTGTAAAGTAAATGAAACTGTATGTCCTGACAGTAAAGGTGAAATTGAAGGAGCAGCGATCCTATATTTGGACAGACAGTTTAAAATACACAAGTCACCCTGGAAAAGGTCTTACAGCACCAAAAAAATGGAATGGGAAACTGATAATGACTtttgtaa GAAAGTAAAAGGAGCATTAAGTACAAAGAGGTTACTCAATTTGATAGATGTCGCTATTTTCGATTTTCTGATTCAAAATGGCGACAGACATCGTTATGAAGTGTACAAGGATCAAATCGTATTACTGGACAACGGGAAAGGGCTGGGAAATGCTATGGTCGACGAGTTAGATATTTTAGCACCACTCTACCAATGTT ACTATCAACTTCAACTTGGCAGAAATTAG